A part of Leptospira inadai serovar Lyme str. 10 genomic DNA contains:
- the glpK gene encoding glycerol kinase GlpK — translation MSEYIIGIDAGTTGIRTFCFNRSGAVISSAYSEFKQYFPKPGWVEHDPEEIWAKTEKLVVKAIRNGKLRPEDAIAIGITNQRETTVLFEKDSGAPVYNAIVWQCRRTADFCTNLKKEGLEPTFRRKTGLVVDAYFSGTKIRWILDNGKGVRAKAEKGKILFGTIDTYLLYRLTNGKSHKTDHTNASRTLIFNIEKKEWDKELLKILDIPEAILPETHNSSNLFGRTEGVKGLPDGIPISSLVGDQQGALFGQLCTEPGEAKNTYGTGCFLLFNTGNKLQISKNNLITTLACGPEGKTVYCLEGSIFIGGAVIQYLRDNLRFFKESKVSEKLAASVTKEDEVVFVPAFSGLGAPYWDMNARGAILGLTRDTTQEQITRAALKSIALQSYELVEAMENDTGSKLKILKVDGGATANNWLMQYQSDILGKRIVRPSNLDTTVLGAAYLAGLERGFYTGVADLKKKQKTSKEFTPKMGNAQREKEIRIWKESVKRILTGN, via the coding sequence ATGAGTGAGTATATCATAGGTATCGATGCGGGTACCACCGGAATTCGTACGTTTTGCTTCAATCGATCCGGAGCCGTTATTTCCAGCGCTTATTCGGAATTTAAACAATATTTTCCGAAACCTGGTTGGGTCGAACATGACCCCGAAGAGATTTGGGCAAAGACGGAAAAGTTGGTCGTAAAGGCGATTCGCAACGGAAAGCTTCGCCCGGAAGATGCGATCGCGATCGGAATTACAAATCAACGGGAAACCACGGTTTTGTTCGAAAAGGATTCCGGCGCTCCCGTATACAATGCCATCGTTTGGCAATGCCGCCGGACCGCGGATTTTTGTACTAATTTAAAAAAGGAAGGCCTGGAACCTACTTTCCGAAGAAAAACCGGACTCGTTGTGGACGCGTATTTTAGCGGAACGAAAATACGCTGGATCTTGGACAATGGGAAAGGCGTACGGGCCAAGGCGGAGAAGGGCAAGATACTTTTCGGAACCATCGATACATATCTGTTGTATCGATTGACTAACGGAAAGTCGCATAAAACGGATCATACGAATGCGAGTCGAACGTTAATTTTCAATATCGAAAAGAAGGAATGGGATAAGGAACTCCTGAAAATCTTAGATATCCCGGAGGCCATTCTTCCTGAAACGCATAATTCCAGTAATTTGTTCGGTAGAACCGAAGGAGTCAAGGGCCTACCGGACGGGATTCCTATTTCTTCGCTCGTAGGAGACCAGCAAGGAGCACTTTTCGGACAATTATGTACGGAACCCGGAGAGGCCAAGAACACGTACGGTACGGGATGCTTTCTCCTTTTCAATACGGGAAATAAATTACAGATTTCAAAGAACAACCTGATTACGACCCTAGCCTGCGGCCCGGAAGGCAAAACGGTGTATTGTTTAGAAGGCTCTATTTTTATCGGAGGAGCTGTCATTCAATATCTAAGAGACAATCTCAGATTCTTTAAGGAATCCAAGGTTTCGGAGAAGTTGGCCGCTTCGGTTACGAAAGAGGACGAGGTTGTTTTCGTTCCGGCGTTTTCGGGTCTGGGAGCTCCGTATTGGGATATGAATGCTAGGGGAGCCATTTTGGGTCTTACCCGTGATACGACCCAGGAACAGATAACGCGAGCGGCGCTGAAATCCATCGCTTTACAGTCTTATGAACTTGTGGAAGCTATGGAAAACGATACGGGCTCCAAGCTGAAGATTCTTAAAGTTGACGGGGGAGCTACTGCCAATAATTGGCTCATGCAATACCAGTCCGATATTCTAGGAAAAAGAATCGTTCGCCCTTCGAATTTGGATACGACAGTTTTAGGCGCGGCATATCTTGCCGGATTAGAAAGAGGATTCTACACTGGCGTTGCAGACCTAAAGAAAAAACAGAAAACCAGTAAGGAATTTACCCCAAAAATGGGAAATGCACAGAGAGAGAAGGAAATTCGTATCTGGAAAGAATCCGTGAAGCGAATTTTAACCGGTAATTAA
- a CDS encoding dihydrolipoyl dehydrogenase, with protein MKKYDILVIGSGGGTKLITPPSKLGYKVAILEKDRLGGTCLNRGCIPSKMLIHPAEILAQASDANRFQLEIPGPFSVDFKTLVERISGTVDADSDSILPAYEKNPNIDFYSYEGRFLEDRVVKVNDQLLTADRIFIAAGCRPVIPDIPGLAGTPYMTSREALRRTDLPKRLLVLGGGYIGLELGFAYASFGSKTTFLVRNRMLSQEDQSIIEGFEKAFSKKHDVRLKTIVKTVEYRAGIFRLSCEREGRSFEMEGDALLVATGIRPNSDWLDLHNTNIQTDERGYIKTNEFLETTADGVYALGDIIGKYFFRHSVNFEGEALFQSLYVDKKRIPIEYPPVPHAVFTHPQVAAVGKTEQKLISEGADYISAINPYSASAMGMARLSEDSFVKILVDRKTRKLLGAHVLGDEASNLAHLFVLLMTMNGTLDDLLKMIYIHPALPEIARNAARKAREILSVP; from the coding sequence ATGAAAAAATATGATATTCTCGTAATCGGTTCGGGCGGTGGAACAAAGTTAATCACTCCACCCTCAAAATTAGGATATAAAGTCGCAATTTTAGAAAAGGATCGATTAGGCGGAACCTGTTTGAACCGGGGTTGCATTCCTTCCAAAATGCTTATCCATCCTGCCGAGATTCTCGCTCAAGCCTCGGACGCAAACCGCTTTCAATTGGAAATTCCCGGCCCCTTTAGCGTGGATTTCAAAACCTTAGTGGAACGGATTTCCGGAACCGTCGATGCGGATTCGGATAGTATTCTCCCCGCCTATGAAAAAAATCCGAACATCGACTTCTACTCTTACGAAGGTCGCTTCCTAGAGGACAGGGTCGTGAAAGTAAACGACCAACTCTTGACTGCCGACCGAATTTTCATCGCTGCGGGATGCAGACCGGTTATTCCGGATATTCCCGGCCTTGCAGGAACGCCGTATATGACCAGTCGGGAAGCCCTGCGAAGAACGGATCTTCCCAAGCGTCTCCTAGTGTTAGGAGGCGGATATATCGGCCTTGAATTAGGATTTGCTTATGCGTCCTTCGGATCCAAAACCACGTTCCTTGTCAGAAATAGGATGCTTTCCCAGGAGGATCAAAGCATAATCGAAGGCTTTGAAAAAGCGTTCTCAAAAAAACACGATGTTCGCTTAAAGACAATTGTTAAGACTGTAGAGTATCGAGCGGGAATTTTTCGCCTATCTTGCGAGCGGGAAGGTCGAAGTTTCGAGATGGAAGGAGACGCTCTATTAGTCGCGACCGGTATCCGACCGAATTCCGATTGGCTCGATCTGCATAACACGAATATTCAAACCGACGAGCGCGGATATATCAAAACGAACGAGTTTCTTGAAACTACCGCGGACGGAGTCTATGCGCTTGGCGATATCATCGGGAAATATTTTTTCCGTCATTCGGTGAATTTCGAAGGAGAGGCCTTATTTCAATCTTTGTACGTGGATAAAAAGCGTATTCCGATCGAATATCCTCCTGTTCCCCATGCGGTATTTACCCATCCTCAAGTGGCGGCCGTCGGCAAGACCGAACAAAAACTCATCTCGGAAGGAGCCGATTATATTTCCGCAATCAATCCGTACTCTGCCAGCGCGATGGGCATGGCGCGATTATCGGAAGATTCGTTCGTGAAAATTTTAGTAGACCGGAAGACAAGAAAACTTTTAGGAGCTCATGTTTTAGGAGACGAGGCTTCCAACCTAGCGCATTTATTCGTACTCTTAATGACGATGAACGGGACTCTAGATGACTTGCTGAAAATGATTTATATTCATCCTGCTCTTCCGGAAATTGCGAGAAATGCGGCAAGGAAGGCCAGAGAAATTCTAAGCGTTCCGTAA
- a CDS encoding MBL fold metallo-hydrolase, translating into MRIKFWGVRGSISSPVKGDLIRAKILKILSLASPSDLQSPEAIEDFLDSLALSNWSTYGGNTTCIEIRDKEDRLIIIDGGTGLRELGNSILQEGYLQGKGSAVWIFTHTHWDHIQGIPFFVPLYTPGNKFEFVSSVENLEERLRYQHAFTHFPVPFDGFQAGKTYRHVPEGRAFRATDSVTAISKAVRHPGGSYSYRFEEDGKSLIFASDAEFNLDEMENIDDYLNYFRGADVLVFDTQYTFEESLQKIDWGHSTASMATDIALRANVKKLVMFHHDPSYDDEKLDAVYLRAIKYKEMFDPDNQLEIIMAREGLEIQV; encoded by the coding sequence ATGCGAATTAAATTTTGGGGAGTTCGGGGCTCCATCTCTTCCCCCGTAAAAGGCGATTTAATCCGGGCGAAGATTCTGAAAATTCTGAGCCTGGCTTCACCGTCGGATCTTCAAAGTCCGGAGGCGATCGAGGATTTTTTAGATTCCTTGGCTTTATCGAATTGGAGTACGTACGGCGGTAACACTACCTGTATCGAAATTCGCGATAAGGAGGATCGTCTTATCATTATCGACGGCGGTACTGGCCTCCGCGAATTGGGAAATTCTATCCTGCAAGAGGGATATTTGCAAGGAAAAGGTTCCGCAGTCTGGATTTTCACTCATACCCATTGGGATCATATCCAAGGAATTCCGTTTTTCGTACCTCTCTATACGCCCGGCAATAAGTTCGAGTTCGTAAGTTCCGTAGAAAATTTAGAAGAAAGACTGAGATACCAGCACGCGTTCACTCACTTTCCGGTTCCATTCGACGGATTTCAGGCGGGAAAAACCTATCGCCATGTTCCCGAAGGAAGAGCTTTTCGAGCCACCGATTCCGTCACTGCCATTTCGAAAGCGGTTCGTCATCCGGGCGGAAGCTATTCGTATCGGTTCGAAGAAGACGGCAAGTCTCTTATTTTCGCTTCGGATGCCGAGTTTAATTTGGATGAGATGGAGAACATCGACGATTACCTAAATTACTTCCGCGGCGCTGATGTTCTCGTTTTCGATACTCAATATACGTTCGAAGAATCCTTACAGAAAATCGATTGGGGTCATAGCACCGCCTCGATGGCGACGGATATCGCTCTTCGCGCCAACGTTAAAAAGTTGGTCATGTTCCATCACGACCCCTCTTATGACGACGAAAAACTGGACGCGGTCTATTTGCGCGCGATTAAATATAAAGAAATGTTCGATCCCGACAATCAGTTGGAAATCATTATGGCAAGGGAAGGCTTAGAGATTCAAGTCTAG
- a CDS encoding ABC transporter ATP-binding protein, with amino-acid sequence MKKALEIENLVKTYSGGVQALKGIHLTVEEGEFFALLGPNGAGKSTTIGILSSLVNKTSGKVKIYEADIDTDLTLAKSFIGVVPQEFNFNIFEKVEQIVINQGGYYGLEKSVATERAYEYLKQLGLYDKRKETAGRLSGGMKRRLMIARALVHNPKILILDEPTAGVDIEFRRSLWEFLIKLNESGITIILTTHYLEEAETLCRKIAIIDKGLIVENTTMKELIVQLDTETFILDLKEAVPIPSALNGFALRKVDNLTLEVDISKSHSLNDLFRLLDREGIQITSMRNKSNRLEELFLKLVEKKL; translated from the coding sequence ATGAAGAAAGCATTAGAGATTGAAAATTTAGTCAAAACGTATTCCGGAGGCGTGCAGGCCTTAAAGGGAATTCATTTAACGGTCGAAGAGGGAGAATTCTTTGCGCTATTAGGACCGAACGGTGCAGGCAAGTCCACCACCATCGGAATATTAAGTTCGTTGGTGAATAAAACTTCGGGAAAAGTAAAAATCTACGAGGCCGATATCGATACCGATCTTACCCTTGCAAAATCGTTTATAGGCGTAGTTCCCCAGGAATTTAATTTTAATATCTTCGAGAAAGTCGAACAGATCGTGATCAACCAAGGCGGATATTACGGTTTGGAAAAATCGGTCGCGACCGAAAGAGCATACGAATATTTAAAACAGTTAGGACTTTATGATAAGCGAAAAGAAACCGCCGGACGTCTATCGGGTGGAATGAAACGTCGACTAATGATCGCGAGGGCTCTGGTGCATAACCCCAAGATCCTAATTCTGGACGAACCCACAGCGGGAGTGGATATAGAATTTAGAAGATCTCTTTGGGAATTTCTCATCAAATTGAACGAATCCGGAATTACGATCATTCTTACCACGCACTATTTGGAAGAGGCGGAAACTCTCTGCCGTAAAATTGCAATCATCGACAAAGGGCTTATCGTCGAGAACACCACAATGAAGGAACTGATCGTACAATTGGACACGGAAACTTTCATCTTGGATTTAAAGGAAGCGGTTCCGATTCCGTCGGCCCTTAACGGTTTTGCCTTACGTAAAGTGGATAATTTAACTCTCGAGGTCGATATCAGCAAGAGCCATTCTCTCAACGATTTATTCCGCTTATTGGACAGAGAAGGAATTCAAATCACTAGCATGAGAAATAAATCCAATAGACTAGAAGAATTATTCCTAAAACTAGTGGAGAAGAAACTTTGA
- a CDS encoding STAS domain-containing protein, with amino-acid sequence MEGFQTDVSIEDGICIVKIQGNVSLKNAFALKELIIKQFDEGSKEIIIDFEGDVYLDSSGIGAIFNTQKYVTERQGSLKLRNLSRDVMTILRIANLDKHLDIIP; translated from the coding sequence TTGGAAGGTTTTCAAACAGATGTGTCCATAGAGGACGGAATATGCATCGTAAAGATCCAGGGTAACGTTAGTTTGAAGAACGCTTTCGCGTTAAAAGAACTGATCATCAAACAATTTGATGAAGGCAGCAAGGAAATCATCATAGACTTTGAAGGCGATGTTTATCTGGACTCATCCGGCATCGGTGCTATTTTTAATACGCAGAAATATGTGACGGAACGCCAAGGCAGTCTTAAATTGAGAAATTTAAGCAGAGACGTGATGACGATTCTTAGAATCGCCAATCTGGACAAACATCTAGATATTATTCCTTAG
- a CDS encoding hydroxyacylglutathione hydrolase family protein has translation MLEIVRIYTHSSLRNFTYLIRQPDTEETLCLDPFDSSQVSAVLKEKNWSLEYIVNTHEHWDHTAGNEGLVQEFKSIVLTHPQGMETVPSASRSLHSGERILSDREGNSYLEVLDTPGHTFAHICLVQIENKVPVGVFTGDTIFNCGVGNCKNGGDPSTLYQTVSRIFYQFPDGVKLYPGHDYFQNNLKFSLAVDPANSAAHAALKKVNSLKSDAEFWTTNFAEERTFNPFFLCSKPSASLLSGIRNKSAQPNLPEDERTLFLTLRSLRDKW, from the coding sequence ATGCTGGAAATCGTCCGAATTTACACTCATAGCTCGCTTCGAAATTTCACCTACTTAATTCGGCAACCTGACACGGAAGAGACTCTCTGTCTAGACCCGTTTGATTCTTCGCAAGTCAGCGCCGTGTTAAAGGAAAAGAATTGGTCTCTCGAATACATCGTCAATACTCATGAACATTGGGACCATACGGCCGGAAACGAAGGGCTGGTTCAAGAATTCAAATCGATCGTCTTGACTCATCCCCAGGGGATGGAAACTGTTCCCTCGGCAAGTCGCTCTCTTCATTCCGGAGAACGGATTCTTTCCGATCGAGAAGGAAATTCCTATTTGGAAGTTTTGGATACTCCGGGACATACCTTCGCCCATATTTGCCTAGTTCAGATTGAAAATAAGGTTCCAGTCGGCGTATTTACCGGGGATACTATCTTTAATTGCGGCGTGGGAAATTGTAAGAATGGAGGAGATCCGTCTACGCTCTACCAAACGGTCTCCCGGATATTTTATCAGTTTCCCGACGGAGTGAAACTCTACCCGGGTCACGATTACTTTCAGAATAATCTAAAATTCAGTCTAGCCGTCGATCCCGCGAACTCGGCCGCGCATGCTGCTTTGAAAAAAGTGAATTCCCTGAAATCCGATGCGGAATTCTGGACTACGAACTTCGCGGAAGAACGAACCTTCAATCCTTTTTTCCTCTGTTCCAAACCGTCTGCATCGCTTTTATCCGGTATTCGAAACAAATCGGCTCAACCGAATTTACCCGAGGATGAACGTACTCTTTTTCTGACTTTGAGATCCCTTCGAGATAAGTGGTAG